The following are encoded together in the Naumannella cuiyingiana genome:
- a CDS encoding DUF6716 putative glycosyltransferase, with the protein MIRVLAVADSDPNLEWGEGLLGGARDRIDHYSVVLRGPDPPTRAQIRSAAGRVVPVVGAHRLLALVGELEPDAVLLACSSGVVGALLDYPALRGPARPVLIAGAPGIAYPVGPTKLRAMAGIDLLIVHSRTERAAYRRLLVDDTEFADQATQIGLATLPALAGAEVRRGRQALVVFAAQDAVPATARQRRAILDALAAVPPEYMPVIQAGIPGRRRGSGAPAAYADLEPHPRIEFRHGGAAETLDHAAGCATISGTVALQALARGIPVLALDDFGIGPALGNEVFEDSGLFGGLGDLREARFRSPVRDWLLANYFQPAAEADWLARLDGLVARRNSGALGAATPGQVAPRARVARQLRLRLPGISRYADAARGRRPAN; encoded by the coding sequence GTGATCAGGGTCCTCGCCGTCGCGGATTCGGACCCGAACCTCGAGTGGGGGGAGGGTCTGCTGGGCGGCGCCCGGGACCGGATCGATCACTATTCGGTCGTGCTGCGCGGTCCGGATCCGCCGACCAGGGCACAGATCCGGTCGGCAGCGGGCCGCGTGGTGCCCGTGGTCGGCGCCCACCGGCTGTTGGCGCTGGTCGGGGAACTGGAGCCGGACGCCGTGCTGCTGGCCTGCAGCAGCGGCGTCGTCGGCGCCCTGCTGGACTATCCGGCCCTGCGCGGTCCCGCGCGGCCGGTGCTGATCGCGGGCGCGCCGGGCATCGCGTACCCGGTCGGCCCGACGAAGCTGCGCGCGATGGCCGGGATCGACCTGCTGATCGTGCACAGCCGGACGGAGCGGGCGGCGTACCGACGGTTGCTGGTGGACGACACCGAGTTCGCCGACCAGGCGACCCAGATCGGGCTCGCCACGCTGCCTGCGCTGGCCGGGGCCGAGGTCCGGCGCGGGCGCCAGGCACTGGTCGTGTTCGCGGCGCAGGACGCGGTCCCCGCGACGGCACGGCAGCGCCGAGCGATCCTGGATGCGCTGGCCGCGGTGCCGCCGGAGTACATGCCGGTGATCCAGGCCGGGATCCCCGGACGGCGGCGCGGCTCGGGCGCACCGGCGGCCTATGCCGACCTGGAGCCGCATCCGCGGATCGAGTTCCGCCACGGTGGGGCGGCGGAGACGCTCGACCATGCCGCGGGTTGCGCCACGATCTCGGGGACGGTGGCCCTGCAGGCTCTCGCGCGGGGCATACCGGTGCTGGCCCTCGACGACTTCGGGATCGGCCCGGCGCTCGGCAACGAGGTGTTCGAGGACTCGGGCCTGTTCGGCGGCCTCGGGGACCTGCGGGAGGCAAGATTCCGGTCGCCGGTGCGGGACTGGCTGCTCGCGAACTACTTCCAGCCGGCGGCCGAGGCCGACTGGCTGGCCCGGCTCGACGGGCTCGTGGCGCGCCGCAATTCCGGGGCGCTGGGGGCGGCGACGCCGGGACAGGTGGCCCCGCGGGCCCGGGTGGCGCGGCAGCTGCGGCTGCGGCTGCCGGGCATCAGCAGGTACGCCGATGCCGCGCGCGGCCGGCGCCCGGCGAACTGA
- a CDS encoding acetyl-CoA C-acetyltransferase yields MASQGTQARDDRRGGGSYIVGGARTPFGKLLGGLASLSATDLGGLAIAGALERSGVDPGEIDYVIMGQVLPAGAGQLPARQAAVKAGIAMDVPAMTINKVCLSGLTAVAMADQLIRAGEAEVVVAGGMESMTAAPHLLTGSRAGYKYGEVTAADHMALDALTDVYTDQSMGALTEQYNKGDVEVSRADGDAFAARSHQRAAASAGVLAEEIVEVRIPQRKGDPVVIAADEGVRGDATAEGLGKLRPAFAPDGTITAGSSSPISDGAAAVIVASPEAARRLGLTPIARIGGYGQVAGPDSSLQLQPANAIRRAAERDGIDVADLDVIEINEAFAAVGVASARSLGLDEQAIDDKINIHGGAIALGHPVGASGARLVLTLATELDRRGSGAGAAALCGGGGQGDALILHAVGD; encoded by the coding sequence ATGGCTTCGCAGGGCACACAGGCGCGAGATGACCGCCGGGGCGGCGGGTCCTACATCGTGGGCGGGGCGCGTACCCCGTTCGGCAAGCTGCTCGGCGGCCTGGCGAGTCTGTCGGCGACCGACCTCGGCGGTCTGGCGATTGCCGGCGCGCTCGAACGCTCCGGCGTGGATCCCGGCGAGATCGACTACGTGATCATGGGACAGGTGCTGCCCGCCGGGGCAGGTCAGTTGCCCGCCCGACAGGCGGCGGTGAAGGCCGGCATCGCGATGGACGTCCCGGCGATGACGATCAACAAGGTGTGTCTGTCGGGGCTCACTGCGGTGGCGATGGCCGACCAGTTGATCCGGGCCGGCGAGGCCGAGGTGGTCGTCGCCGGCGGGATGGAGTCGATGACCGCGGCACCACATCTGCTCACGGGATCGCGGGCCGGATACAAGTACGGCGAGGTGACCGCGGCCGATCACATGGCCCTGGACGCGCTGACCGATGTCTACACCGACCAGTCGATGGGCGCGCTGACCGAGCAGTACAACAAGGGTGACGTCGAGGTCAGCCGCGCCGACGGCGATGCGTTCGCCGCCCGGTCCCACCAGCGTGCGGCCGCGAGCGCGGGCGTGCTGGCCGAGGAGATCGTCGAGGTACGCATCCCGCAGCGCAAGGGCGATCCCGTGGTGATCGCCGCCGACGAAGGGGTACGCGGCGACGCGACCGCGGAGGGCCTGGGCAAGCTCCGCCCCGCGTTCGCCCCGGACGGGACCATCACCGCCGGCTCGTCCAGCCCGATCTCCGACGGCGCGGCCGCGGTGATCGTCGCCAGCCCCGAGGCGGCCCGGCGGCTCGGTCTGACCCCGATCGCACGGATCGGCGGGTACGGCCAGGTCGCGGGACCGGACTCCTCGCTGCAGTTGCAGCCGGCGAACGCGATCCGGCGGGCGGCCGAACGGGACGGCATCGACGTCGCCGACCTCGACGTGATCGAGATCAACGAGGCCTTTGCCGCCGTCGGGGTGGCCAGTGCCCGGTCGCTCGGGCTGGACGAGCAGGCCATCGACGACAAGATCAACATCCACGGCGGCGCGATCGCCCTCGGCCATCCGGTCGGCGCCTCGGGCGCGCGCCTGGTGCTCACGCTCGCCACCGAACTCGATCGCCGGGGTTCCGGGGCGGGCGCCGCGGCGCTGTGTGGCGGTGGCGGACAGGGCGATGCCCTGATCCTGCACGCCGTGGGTGACTGA
- the mce gene encoding methylmalonyl-CoA epimerase codes for MNELFEGDELFEGIDHVGYAVPDLAEAVRFHTEVLGWREVHRETNEEQGVAEAMLAAGDGSGAQVQLLAPLRPDSAIGRFLDRSGPGIQQVAYRVRDVAAVSQTLRERGLRLLYDEPRRGTGGSRINFVHPKDTAGILLELVEPAPTSG; via the coding sequence ATGAATGAGCTGTTCGAGGGGGATGAGCTGTTCGAGGGGATCGACCATGTCGGGTACGCCGTCCCCGACCTCGCCGAGGCGGTGCGCTTCCACACCGAGGTGCTGGGCTGGCGCGAGGTGCACCGCGAGACCAACGAGGAGCAGGGCGTGGCCGAGGCCATGCTCGCCGCGGGCGACGGCTCCGGCGCCCAGGTGCAGTTGCTCGCCCCGCTCCGGCCGGATTCTGCGATCGGTCGGTTCCTCGATCGTTCGGGTCCCGGCATCCAGCAGGTCGCCTACCGGGTCCGCGACGTCGCCGCGGTCTCGCAGACGTTGCGCGAGCGCGGCCTGCGCCTGCTCTACGACGAACCGCGGCGCGGCACGGGCGGCTCCCGGATCAACTTCGTGCACCCCAAGGACACCGCAGGAATCTTGCTCGAGCTCGTCGAGCCGGCTCCGACCAGCGGCTGA
- a CDS encoding AI-2E family transporter produces MSADPARRGLLGRLRGLTTNQPTDPPAGEGVPGDTDPGEAPPPAPSGPIRSGLAQMSPFAVGFLGTLGVLAALGVGLMVIRLQSVIMLVVLSLFIALGLNPLVEFLTRRGLRRGIGVLGVAVIGLGLVALALWAIIPIVIDQVNSLSAAMPAVLDRLLTNPRIAALDHDYQISQRLSDFIGSGQWANQAFGGLLGAGVAVANTVFSLVVTIVLTLYFLISLPSIKRAIYQLAPASRRPRARYLADKMMRQVGGYLTGMFFVSLCAATCAFIFLNIAGIGRYALALAIVVALFAFIPLVGSTISLTIVALIGFSLSIPQGVACVIYGLVYQQFDAYVIQPRVFQRSVDVPGVIVVIAAISGGILYGVVGAILAIPVAAVLLLLYREVLVPRLDRS; encoded by the coding sequence GTGAGCGCCGACCCCGCCCGCCGCGGATTGTTGGGACGACTGCGCGGCCTGACGACCAACCAACCCACTGACCCGCCGGCAGGCGAGGGCGTACCCGGCGATACCGACCCGGGCGAGGCTCCGCCGCCGGCACCATCGGGGCCGATCCGCAGCGGGCTCGCGCAGATGTCGCCGTTCGCGGTCGGCTTTCTCGGCACGCTCGGTGTGCTGGCCGCGCTCGGCGTCGGCCTGATGGTCATCCGGCTCCAGTCGGTGATCATGCTCGTGGTGTTGTCGCTGTTCATCGCGCTCGGCCTGAACCCGTTGGTGGAGTTCCTGACCCGGCGCGGGTTGCGGCGCGGTATCGGTGTGCTCGGCGTCGCGGTGATCGGGCTCGGGCTGGTGGCACTCGCGCTGTGGGCGATCATCCCGATCGTGATCGACCAGGTGAATTCGCTGTCGGCGGCGATGCCCGCCGTCCTCGATCGGTTGCTCACCAATCCGCGAATCGCGGCACTCGACCACGACTACCAGATCAGCCAGCGGCTCTCGGACTTCATCGGGTCCGGACAGTGGGCCAACCAGGCCTTCGGTGGTCTCCTCGGGGCCGGCGTGGCCGTCGCCAACACGGTCTTCTCGCTGGTGGTGACGATCGTGCTGACCCTGTACTTCCTGATCTCGCTGCCGAGCATCAAGCGCGCCATCTACCAACTCGCGCCGGCGTCGCGGCGGCCACGGGCTCGCTACCTGGCCGACAAGATGATGCGCCAGGTCGGCGGCTACCTCACCGGGATGTTCTTCGTGTCGCTGTGCGCGGCGACCTGCGCCTTCATCTTCCTCAACATCGCCGGGATCGGCCGGTACGCCCTGGCGCTGGCGATCGTGGTGGCGCTGTTCGCCTTCATCCCGCTCGTCGGCTCGACGATCTCGCTGACCATCGTCGCGCTGATCGGCTTCTCCCTCAGCATCCCGCAGGGGGTCGCCTGCGTGATCTACGGGCTCGTCTACCAGCAGTTCGACGCCTATGTGATCCAGCCCCGCGTGTTCCAGCGCTCGGTCGACGTGCCGGGCGTCATTGTCGTGATCGCCGCGATCTCCGGCGGAATCCTCTATGGCGTCGTCGGCGCGATCCTCGCCATCCCGGTGGCCGCGGTGTTGCTGTTGCTCTACCGCGAGGTGCTCGTCCCGCGACTCGACCGGAGCTGA
- a CDS encoding nucleoside deaminase, with amino-acid sequence MPITPDDLDHLRRCVELARQALADGDEPFGSILVAASGETLFADRNRVRGGDATRHPEFAIARWAAEHLTPAERAGATVYTSGEHCPMCAAGHGWVGLGRIVYAASSAQLAGWLDAWGVPPGPVAALPILDVVPGAVVDGPAPELVDELEALHRARFPDRGTSAQ; translated from the coding sequence ATGCCGATCACGCCCGACGACCTGGACCACCTGCGCCGCTGCGTCGAACTGGCTCGCCAGGCCCTGGCCGACGGGGACGAGCCGTTCGGCTCGATCCTCGTCGCGGCCTCGGGCGAAACTCTCTTCGCCGACCGCAACCGGGTCCGGGGCGGCGATGCCACCCGGCACCCGGAGTTCGCGATCGCCCGCTGGGCGGCAGAGCACCTGACCCCGGCCGAGCGTGCCGGCGCCACCGTCTACACCTCCGGTGAACACTGCCCGATGTGCGCGGCTGGTCACGGCTGGGTCGGGCTGGGGCGGATCGTGTACGCCGCGTCGTCGGCACAGCTCGCGGGCTGGCTCGACGCGTGGGGCGTGCCGCCCGGCCCGGTGGCCGCCCTGCCGATCCTCGACGTGGTGCCGGGAGCCGTCGTCGACGGGCCGGCGCCGGAACTGGTGGACGAGCTCGAGGCGTTGCACCGCGCGCGGTTCCCCGATCGAGGCACCTCGGCTCAGTAG
- a CDS encoding alpha/beta hydrolase: MKRAAFLALLGLAGVVGLALVALAAAGWWSIGPLAGAGVLVFGSYGPWVLPISAAVLGIGLLGRRFGRTVLGWFVAALATVSLLAGLVVVTPQVVLALSEGSAIGPANALGIETGPPAEPDRVEVYATPDGTELRAGIWLPPREALDPGAAVLWVHGGRFVGGGFGDDARRLRRIADAGYPAISIDYRLSPPPRWRDANGDVACALGWLRGRGKEFGIDPDKIVLGGASAGGTLALNVAYGLGLPEDEGGVTSSCGDRPKPPAAVLAVSPPVDLTRPSPSGEFRYRDFLGGGPDEAAEAYAYASPSTKIRRGLPRTLIVQGDADRLVDPAVSSAFAEQVRRARNEVRYVSYPFGGHAFDRPATLGEALTERAIMRWLQQWFPVPY; this comes from the coding sequence ATGAAGCGTGCAGCGTTCCTCGCACTGCTCGGGCTCGCCGGTGTCGTCGGGTTGGCGCTGGTGGCACTGGCGGCCGCGGGCTGGTGGTCGATCGGGCCGCTGGCCGGTGCCGGGGTGCTGGTGTTCGGCAGCTACGGGCCGTGGGTCCTGCCGATCTCGGCGGCGGTGCTGGGCATCGGTCTGCTCGGTCGCCGCTTCGGCCGCACCGTGCTCGGCTGGTTCGTCGCCGCGCTGGCGACGGTGTCGCTGCTGGCCGGGCTGGTCGTGGTCACACCGCAGGTGGTGCTGGCGCTCAGCGAGGGCTCGGCGATCGGGCCGGCGAATGCCCTCGGCATCGAGACGGGACCGCCCGCCGAACCCGACCGCGTCGAGGTCTACGCGACGCCGGACGGCACCGAACTGCGGGCCGGCATCTGGCTCCCGCCGCGCGAGGCGCTGGATCCCGGTGCGGCGGTGCTCTGGGTGCATGGCGGAAGATTCGTCGGCGGCGGTTTCGGCGACGATGCGCGGCGGCTGCGCCGGATCGCCGATGCCGGCTACCCGGCGATCTCGATCGACTACCGGCTGTCCCCGCCGCCGCGCTGGCGCGATGCCAACGGCGATGTCGCCTGCGCGCTGGGTTGGCTGCGCGGGCGCGGCAAGGAGTTCGGGATCGACCCCGACAAGATCGTGCTCGGCGGTGCATCGGCCGGCGGGACCCTCGCCCTGAACGTCGCCTACGGGCTGGGCCTTCCTGAGGACGAGGGCGGGGTGACATCGAGCTGCGGCGATCGACCGAAGCCGCCGGCCGCCGTCCTCGCCGTCTCGCCGCCGGTCGACCTCACCCGGCCGAGCCCCAGCGGCGAGTTCCGTTATCGCGACTTTCTCGGTGGCGGGCCCGACGAGGCAGCCGAGGCCTACGCCTACGCCTCGCCGAGCACGAAGATCCGGCGCGGGCTGCCCCGGACCCTGATCGTGCAGGGCGACGCCGACCGGCTGGTCGACCCGGCCGTCAGTTCGGCCTTCGCCGAGCAGGTACGCCGCGCCCGCAACGAGGTCCGCTATGTGAGCTATCCCTTCGGTGGGCACGCCTTCGACCGCCCGGCGACGCTGGGGGAGGCGCTGACCGAGCGGGCGATCATGCGCTGGCTCCAGCAGTGGTTCCCCGTGCCCTACTGA
- a CDS encoding GyrI-like domain-containing protein, whose protein sequence is MPANADATAGKIDFKRELACYSAPRGRFELITVPPLRYLMIDGHGDPNTASSYADALATLYPVAYRLKFASRSELGRDYTVPPLEALWWADDMAAFTAARDKSRWDWTAMIMIPDWLDAAAVAEARETVRRKAGAPAIDALRAETLAEDLVVQTLHIGPYDAEGPVLAALHDEFLPANGLGLTGRHHEIYLGDPRRSAPERLRTILRQPVVRTQNSRESGSSRPRSAS, encoded by the coding sequence ATGCCAGCGAATGCGGACGCCACGGCGGGCAAGATCGACTTCAAGCGCGAACTCGCCTGCTACAGCGCGCCGCGCGGGCGCTTCGAGTTGATCACGGTGCCGCCGTTGCGCTACCTGATGATCGACGGACACGGCGATCCGAACACGGCGAGCAGCTATGCCGATGCGCTGGCCACGCTGTACCCCGTGGCGTACCGATTGAAGTTCGCCAGCCGCTCCGAGCTCGGCCGCGACTACACGGTTCCGCCGCTGGAGGCGCTGTGGTGGGCCGACGACATGGCCGCGTTCACCGCCGCCCGCGACAAATCGCGCTGGGACTGGACGGCGATGATCATGATCCCCGACTGGCTCGATGCGGCGGCGGTCGCCGAGGCCCGCGAGACGGTACGCCGCAAGGCTGGCGCCCCGGCGATCGACGCGCTGCGGGCCGAAACCCTGGCCGAGGATCTGGTGGTGCAGACGCTGCACATCGGCCCCTACGACGCCGAGGGCCCCGTGCTGGCCGCGTTGCACGACGAGTTCCTGCCGGCCAACGGGCTCGGACTGACCGGTCGGCACCACGAGATCTACCTCGGCGACCCGCGCCGGTCGGCGCCGGAGAGACTGCGGACGATCCTGCGCCAGCCGGTGGTCCGGACTCAGAACAGCCGCGAATCCGGATCGTCCAGACCGCGCAGCGCGTCGTAG
- the nucS gene encoding endonuclease NucS has product MRLVVADCSVDYAGRLTAHLPMATRLILIKADGSVSIHADDRAYKPLNWMSPPCTLTIDESPESDEAAPGVALEARWQVRGKDGELLQISIARVHHDSSHELGVDPGLRKDGVEAHLQELLAANPETLGRGWALVRREFPTAIGPVDLLCRDADGTHIAVEVKRRGEIDGVEQLTRYLELLNRDPLLGKVRGVFAAQAIKPQARVLATDRGIACVTVDYDALRGLDDPDSRLF; this is encoded by the coding sequence GTGCGCCTGGTTGTTGCTGACTGCTCCGTCGACTACGCGGGCCGGCTGACCGCCCACCTGCCGATGGCGACCCGGCTGATCCTGATCAAGGCCGACGGGTCGGTCTCGATCCACGCCGACGACCGGGCCTACAAGCCGCTGAACTGGATGAGCCCGCCGTGCACCCTGACCATCGACGAGTCACCCGAATCGGACGAGGCGGCGCCCGGGGTGGCGCTGGAGGCCCGCTGGCAGGTCCGCGGTAAGGACGGCGAGCTGCTGCAGATCTCGATCGCCCGGGTGCATCACGACTCCTCCCACGAGCTCGGGGTCGATCCGGGGCTGCGCAAGGACGGCGTGGAGGCCCATCTGCAGGAGTTGCTGGCGGCCAATCCCGAGACCCTGGGGCGGGGCTGGGCGCTGGTCCGCCGCGAGTTCCCGACGGCGATCGGGCCGGTCGACCTGTTGTGTCGCGACGCCGATGGCACGCACATCGCGGTCGAGGTGAAGCGCCGCGGCGAGATCGACGGGGTGGAACAGCTCACCCGTTACCTGGAGCTGCTGAACCGGGATCCGCTGTTGGGGAAGGTACGCGGGGTCTTCGCCGCGCAGGCGATCAAGCCGCAGGCCCGGGTGCTCGCGACGGATCGCGGCATCGCCTGCGTGACGGTGGACTACGACGCGCTGCGCGGTCTGGACGATCCGGATTCGCGGCTGTTCTGA
- a CDS encoding alpha/beta fold hydrolase, producing MSLATTTVGAGEPDVAFAHGLFGQGKNWTQIAKALTPGHTSLLVDMPDHGRSPWTERVDYPGYADLVAETLAPHAPLDLVGHSMGGKIAMQVALRRPELVRRLVVVDIAPADYRGLSAFGDYVAAMRAIDLATLPGREAADEALRDGVPDPVVRGFLLQNLRRASAPENWRWQMNLGLLGDQLDRLGEWPATDATFDGPVLWVAGAESDYVRPEHREAMRALFPRVRSVRVKGAGHWVHSEQPDAFVRTLRAFLDA from the coding sequence ATGAGCCTGGCGACCACCACGGTCGGTGCCGGAGAACCCGACGTCGCGTTCGCCCACGGGCTGTTCGGCCAGGGCAAGAACTGGACGCAGATCGCGAAGGCCCTCACCCCCGGGCACACCTCGCTGCTGGTCGACATGCCGGACCACGGGCGCTCGCCGTGGACCGAGCGGGTCGACTACCCCGGCTATGCCGATCTGGTCGCCGAGACGTTGGCCCCGCACGCCCCCCTCGATCTGGTCGGGCACTCGATGGGCGGCAAGATCGCGATGCAGGTCGCGCTGCGCCGGCCGGAGCTGGTGCGCCGGCTCGTCGTCGTCGACATCGCACCCGCCGACTATCGCGGGCTGAGCGCGTTCGGCGACTACGTGGCGGCGATGCGGGCGATCGACCTGGCCACCCTGCCCGGCCGGGAGGCCGCTGACGAGGCGCTGCGCGACGGCGTACCCGACCCGGTCGTGCGCGGCTTCCTGCTGCAGAACCTGCGCCGGGCGTCCGCGCCGGAGAACTGGCGCTGGCAGATGAACCTGGGCCTGCTCGGCGACCAGCTCGACCGGCTCGGCGAGTGGCCCGCGACCGATGCCACCTTCGACGGGCCGGTGCTCTGGGTCGCCGGCGCCGAATCCGACTACGTGCGCCCCGAGCACCGCGAGGCGATGCGCGCGCTGTTCCCGCGCGTGCGCAGCGTGCGGGTGAAGGGCGCCGGGCACTGGGTGCACTCCGAACAGCCCGACGCGTTCGTCCGTACGCTGCGCGCCTTCCTCGACGCCTGA
- a CDS encoding peptidylprolyl isomerase, whose protein sequence is MTSRALAVPAALLLAAAVAGCAPPAPDGADGPAPGTVSCVYRPDGTPARPADPPPAEVAPGSVRPDWVITTNEGEIPITLDVTGTPCTANSFASLATQGYFDGTTCHRLVDTGIFVLQCGDPTGSGTGGPGYVFDDELTGSEQYPPGTIAMANVGANTNGSQFFLVYADTPLRADYTVFATMDEAGLEVVNRIAAEGQDGSSPSGGGRPNNAAELLTVAPG, encoded by the coding sequence GTGACATCTCGTGCACTCGCCGTGCCTGCCGCCCTGCTCCTGGCCGCCGCCGTCGCCGGGTGTGCGCCGCCGGCGCCGGACGGGGCGGACGGCCCGGCGCCCGGCACGGTGTCGTGCGTCTATCGCCCGGACGGTACGCCCGCGCGCCCGGCCGACCCGCCGCCGGCCGAGGTCGCGCCCGGATCCGTCCGGCCCGACTGGGTGATCACCACCAACGAGGGCGAGATCCCGATCACGCTCGACGTGACCGGCACGCCGTGTACGGCGAACTCATTCGCCTCGCTTGCCACCCAGGGCTATTTCGACGGCACCACCTGCCACCGGCTGGTCGACACGGGGATCTTCGTGCTGCAGTGCGGCGACCCGACCGGCTCCGGCACCGGGGGACCGGGCTACGTCTTCGACGACGAACTGACCGGGTCCGAGCAGTACCCGCCGGGCACGATCGCGATGGCGAACGTGGGAGCGAACACCAACGGCTCGCAGTTCTTCCTCGTCTATGCCGACACGCCCCTGCGGGCCGACTACACCGTCTTCGCGACGATGGACGAGGCCGGCCTGGAGGTCGTCAACCGGATCGCGGCGGAGGGCCAGGACGGGTCCTCGCCGTCCGGCGGCGGGCGGCCGAACAATGCCGCCGAGCTGCTCACGGTGGCGCCCGGCTGA
- a CDS encoding cob(I)yrinic acid a,c-diamide adenosyltransferase produces the protein MVVLSRIYTRTGDAGTTRLSDLSEVAKTDPRVAAYGDVDEANAAIGVALAQGSVPDEIAEVLGVVQNELFDLGADLSTPLAVDPEHPPLRIEQSSIDRLERWCDRHAEGLPTLRSFILPGGCPVGAQLHVARTVVRRAERSAWAAVAELGTEPGSERGSGGVNPLAVTYLNRLSDLLFVLVRVVNGTDHEVLWRPGTDRDPPA, from the coding sequence ATGGTCGTGCTGAGCCGCATCTACACCCGCACCGGCGATGCCGGGACCACCCGCCTGTCGGATCTGTCCGAGGTGGCCAAGACCGATCCCCGGGTCGCGGCCTACGGCGATGTCGACGAGGCGAATGCCGCAATCGGCGTCGCGCTCGCCCAGGGCTCGGTGCCCGACGAGATCGCCGAGGTGCTCGGCGTGGTGCAGAACGAGCTGTTCGACCTCGGCGCGGACCTGTCCACGCCGCTCGCCGTCGATCCCGAGCATCCGCCGCTGCGGATCGAGCAGTCGTCGATCGACCGCCTGGAACGCTGGTGTGATCGCCATGCCGAGGGTCTGCCGACGTTGCGCTCGTTCATCCTGCCCGGCGGCTGCCCGGTGGGAGCACAGTTGCATGTCGCCCGCACGGTGGTACGTCGGGCCGAGCGCTCGGCCTGGGCCGCCGTGGCCGAGTTGGGGACCGAGCCGGGGAGCGAGCGCGGGTCCGGCGGCGTGAATCCGCTCGCGGTGACCTACCTGAACCGGCTGTCGGACCTGTTGTTCGTCCTGGTCCGGGTGGTCAACGGCACCGACCACGAGGTGCTGTGGCGGCCCGGCACCGACCGCGATCCCCCGGCCTGA
- a CDS encoding DUF2550 domain-containing protein → MLLPVVEVALILIALLITVPLVVLIFRRRWLARHGGLFECSVKLRPGRDNWALGVARYSGEDLEWFRVFSFSFAPQVVFRRGRTSVIAVRDPDAEEKTMLYDGQRILRLDPVEPPTVGPVDLAMAAESVTGLMSWLEAAPPGLRQRGT, encoded by the coding sequence ATGCTGTTGCCGGTGGTCGAGGTGGCGCTGATCCTCATCGCGCTGCTGATCACCGTGCCGTTGGTGGTGTTGATCTTCCGCCGGCGCTGGTTGGCCCGACATGGCGGCCTGTTCGAGTGCAGCGTGAAGCTCCGTCCCGGACGGGACAACTGGGCCCTCGGGGTGGCGCGCTACAGCGGAGAAGATCTGGAATGGTTCCGGGTCTTCTCTTTTTCTTTTGCCCCGCAGGTGGTGTTCCGGCGCGGGCGTACCTCGGTGATCGCGGTGCGCGATCCCGATGCCGAGGAGAAGACGATGCTCTACGACGGGCAGCGGATCCTGCGGCTGGATCCGGTCGAGCCGCCGACCGTCGGCCCCGTCGACCTGGCCATGGCGGCCGAATCGGTGACCGGCCTGATGAGCTGGCTGGAGGCCGCCCCGCCCGGTCTGCGCCAGCGCGGCACCTGA
- a CDS encoding F0F1 ATP synthase subunit epsilon, giving the protein MAEQAANELHVEVVSADRVVWSGEATMVVARTVEGDVGIMAGHAPMLSVMVPNGVEIVTTAGGREIVAVDGGFVSVAAGRVSILSEYATLAEEISLADAEKRLAAATSRLETTGDDDEDARREMQRAEAQVRAARKAS; this is encoded by the coding sequence ATGGCCGAGCAGGCCGCCAACGAGTTGCACGTCGAGGTGGTCTCGGCCGACCGGGTCGTCTGGTCGGGCGAGGCGACGATGGTCGTCGCGCGTACCGTCGAGGGCGATGTCGGTATCATGGCCGGCCACGCCCCGATGCTGTCGGTGATGGTGCCGAACGGCGTCGAGATCGTCACCACCGCCGGGGGGCGTGAGATCGTCGCCGTCGACGGCGGATTCGTCTCCGTGGCTGCCGGTCGGGTGTCGATCCTGAGCGAGTACGCCACCCTGGCCGAGGAGATCTCGCTGGCCGATGCCGAGAAGCGGCTGGCGGCGGCGACCTCGCGGCTGGAGACCACCGGCGACGACGACGAGGACGCGCGCCGCGAGATGCAGCGCGCCGAGGCGCAGGTCCGCGCCGCCCGCAAGGCGAGCTGA